In one Actinomyces trachealis genomic region, the following are encoded:
- the glnA gene encoding type I glutamate--ammonia ligase, giving the protein MFKDASEALEFIDKEGVQLIDVRFCDLPGVMQHFTIPTSAFREDALVDGLMFDGSSIRGFTAIHESDMKLIPDVTTAYLDPFRKEKTLIMNFSIVDPFTDETFSRDPRSIATKAEAYLRSTGIADTCYIGAEAEFYLFDSIQYETTPSSTRYAIDSAEAAWNTARAEEGGNKGYKTSFRGGYFPVSPNDQMADIRDAMVRTCLEAGLKIERAHHEVGTGGQQEINYRFASLLAAGDDMMKFKYIIKNEAWRQGKTATFMPKPIFGEAGSGMHTHHSLWKDGKPLFFDERGYGQLSDLARWYIGGILKHAPSLLALTNPSVNSYRRLVPGFEAPVNLVYSARNRSACIRIPVTGTSAKAKRVEYRVPDPSSNPYLAFSAVLMAGIDGIKNRIEPREPIDKDLYELAPEEFHDIEKLPHSLEAALDCLEADHDYLTEGGVFTPDLIETWIQYKRNNEVAPMRLRPHPYEFEMYYDL; this is encoded by the coding sequence ATGTTCAAGGACGCAAGCGAGGCGCTGGAGTTTATCGACAAGGAGGGCGTCCAGCTGATCGACGTCCGCTTCTGCGACTTGCCTGGCGTCATGCAACACTTCACCATTCCCACCTCCGCCTTCCGCGAGGACGCCCTGGTGGACGGGCTCATGTTCGACGGCTCCTCGATCCGTGGCTTCACCGCCATCCACGAGTCGGACATGAAGCTGATCCCGGACGTGACCACCGCCTACCTAGACCCCTTCCGCAAAGAGAAGACCCTGATCATGAACTTCTCCATCGTGGATCCCTTCACGGACGAGACTTTCTCCCGCGACCCGCGTTCCATCGCCACCAAAGCAGAGGCTTACCTGCGTTCCACCGGCATCGCGGACACCTGCTACATCGGCGCAGAGGCCGAGTTCTACCTCTTTGACTCGATCCAGTACGAGACCACCCCCTCCTCCACCCGCTACGCCATCGACTCTGCCGAGGCCGCCTGGAACACCGCTCGCGCTGAGGAGGGCGGAAACAAGGGGTACAAGACCTCCTTCCGGGGTGGCTACTTCCCTGTCTCCCCCAACGACCAGATGGCTGATATCCGCGACGCCATGGTCCGCACCTGCCTGGAGGCGGGCCTGAAGATCGAGCGTGCGCACCACGAGGTTGGCACCGGAGGGCAGCAGGAGATCAACTACCGCTTCGCCTCCCTGCTTGCTGCGGGTGACGACATGATGAAGTTCAAGTACATCATCAAGAACGAGGCTTGGCGCCAGGGCAAGACGGCTACCTTCATGCCCAAGCCGATCTTCGGTGAGGCCGGCTCCGGCATGCACACCCACCACTCCCTCTGGAAGGACGGCAAGCCACTGTTCTTTGACGAGCGCGGCTATGGCCAGCTCTCTGATCTGGCCCGCTGGTATATCGGCGGCATCCTCAAGCACGCCCCGAGTTTGCTGGCCCTAACCAATCCTTCGGTGAACTCCTACCGGCGCCTGGTGCCGGGCTTTGAAGCACCGGTGAACCTGGTTTACTCGGCCCGCAACCGCTCAGCCTGCATTCGTATCCCCGTCACGGGCACCTCAGCCAAGGCCAAGCGCGTGGAGTACCGCGTACCGGACCCCTCCTCCAACCCCTACCTGGCCTTCTCCGCTGTGCTCATGGCTGGCATCGACGGCATCAAGAACCGGATTGAGCCACGCGAACCGATCGACAAGGACCTCTACGAACTCGCCCCAGAGGAGTTCCACGATATCGAGAAGCTACCCCACAGTCTCGAAGCGGCTCTGGACTGTCTGGAGGCAGACCACGACTACCTGACCGAGGGCGGGGTCTTCACCCCGGACCTGATCGAGACGTGGATCCAGTACAAGCGGAACAACGAGGTGGCCCCTATGCGCCTGCGCCCGCACCCCTACGAGTTCGAGATGTACTACGACCTGTGA
- a CDS encoding DUF4191 family protein — translation MSKIEAPAPKKKNRVMQVASNLKDSYTISKRTYPWIGWALLVILAGAIALAVLLALATSQPLWYWLSLLLMIALLGDMVLLSWAVRRASFTQIENTPGASKAVLDQIRRGWSIEQTPVFVDPKSQDVIWRAVGRPGVVLITEGPVNRVRRSAEDEAKKIKRILRNVPVHTIFVGTKEGQTRLIDLERTMRKLPTKPTALTDTEVAEVAKRLSSLGSKGLPIPKGIDPNKVRPDRRALRGR, via the coding sequence GTGAGCAAGATTGAGGCCCCCGCCCCTAAGAAAAAGAACCGGGTCATGCAGGTAGCGTCCAACCTGAAGGACTCCTACACGATCTCCAAGCGCACCTACCCCTGGATTGGCTGGGCCCTTCTGGTGATCCTCGCCGGGGCCATCGCTCTGGCAGTCCTGCTCGCCCTCGCCACCAGCCAGCCGCTGTGGTACTGGCTGTCCCTGCTGCTCATGATCGCCCTGTTAGGTGACATGGTGCTGCTGTCCTGGGCGGTGCGCCGCGCCTCCTTCACCCAGATCGAGAACACCCCTGGCGCCTCCAAGGCGGTGCTCGACCAGATCAGGCGGGGCTGGAGCATCGAGCAGACCCCCGTCTTCGTCGACCCAAAGTCGCAGGACGTCATCTGGCGTGCCGTGGGCCGCCCCGGGGTGGTCCTAATCACCGAGGGGCCGGTCAACCGCGTGCGCCGCAGCGCCGAGGATGAGGCTAAGAAGATCAAGCGCATCCTGCGCAACGTGCCAGTACACACGATTTTCGTGGGCACCAAGGAAGGGCAGACCCGCCTGATCGACCTAGAGCGCACTATGCGCAAGCTGCCCACCAAGCCCACTGCCCTGACCGACACCGAGGTGGCTGAGGTCGCCAAACGCCTGTCCTCTCTGGGCTCCAAGGGTCTGCCGATCCCCAAGGGCATTGACCCGAACAAGGTGCGCCCCGATCGCCGGGCACTGCGCGGTCGCTGA
- the lipA gene encoding lipoyl synthase, which produces MTDTVTPESRRLLRVEARNAETPIESKPSWLKTRAVVTDTYEQVRGLVRQKKLHTVCAEANCPNIYECWNDREASFLIAGEMCTRRCDFCDIATGRPTEFDEDEPRRVAASIAQMQLRYATVTGVARDDLPDGGAWLYAETARQVHLQAPGCGIELLVPDFKGNAAAIDEVISSTPEVYAHNLETVPRIFKQIRPAFSYERSLGVLRRVADAGVLTKSNLILGMGETREEVETAIKDLVSAGCDILTITQYMRPSKLHHPIDRWVKPEEFIELAQLAEEAGIPAVMSGPMVRSSYRSGTLWGRAMRAKGRPIPADMEQTAAPSTARQEASVLIKTIGMRPQ; this is translated from the coding sequence GTGACAGACACCGTCACCCCGGAGAGCCGCCGCCTGCTGCGTGTGGAGGCTCGCAACGCCGAGACCCCAATCGAGTCCAAACCTTCTTGGCTTAAGACCCGCGCCGTCGTAACAGATACCTACGAGCAGGTGCGTGGCCTGGTGCGCCAGAAGAAGCTGCACACCGTCTGCGCTGAGGCTAACTGCCCCAATATCTACGAGTGCTGGAACGACCGCGAGGCCTCCTTCCTGATCGCCGGTGAGATGTGCACCCGGCGCTGCGACTTCTGTGACATCGCCACCGGCCGCCCCACCGAGTTCGATGAGGACGAACCCAGGCGCGTGGCCGCCTCGATCGCCCAGATGCAGCTGCGCTACGCCACTGTCACCGGCGTAGCCCGGGACGACCTGCCCGACGGTGGCGCCTGGCTTTACGCGGAGACTGCCCGCCAGGTGCACCTACAGGCACCAGGCTGCGGCATCGAGCTCCTGGTGCCGGACTTCAAGGGCAACGCCGCTGCCATCGACGAGGTCATCTCCTCCACCCCCGAGGTCTACGCACACAACCTGGAGACGGTCCCCCGAATCTTCAAGCAGATCCGCCCAGCCTTCTCCTACGAACGGTCGCTTGGCGTGCTGCGCCGTGTAGCCGACGCCGGGGTGCTGACCAAGTCCAACCTGATCCTGGGCATGGGTGAAACCCGCGAGGAGGTTGAGACAGCCATCAAAGACCTGGTCTCCGCTGGTTGCGACATCCTGACCATCACGCAGTACATGCGCCCTTCCAAGCTGCACCACCCGATCGACCGCTGGGTCAAGCCGGAGGAGTTCATCGAGCTGGCACAGCTGGCTGAGGAGGCTGGCATTCCTGCAGTTATGAGTGGCCCAATGGTCCGCTCCTCCTACCGTTCAGGCACGCTCTGGGGCCGGGCCATGCGCGCCAAAGGTCGCCCGATCCCCGCCGACATGGAGCAGACGGCGGCGCCGAGCACGGCCCGCCAAGAGGCCTCCGTGCTAATCAAAACGATCGGCATGCGCCCCCAGTGA
- the lipB gene encoding lipoyl(octanoyl) transferase LipB — translation MDYLLHRLGQGLVPYAEGRELQAQVHSAVVAGTRPATLIALEHEPVYTVGRRARSWERPDGVFVEPGHVPVIDVDRGGKTTWHGPGQLTVYPILRLRPPLDVIAYVRALEAAIMEFCASMGLETMRVEDRSGVWVPHQPSRDGTMLPERKVCALGVRVARGVTLHGVGLNVCPDLKAFSLERIIPCGIDDAGVTSLQAETGQKLSVAEVAPRLLELLEHHLEPMVADAT, via the coding sequence GTGGACTACTTGCTGCACCGTCTGGGACAGGGGCTTGTCCCCTACGCGGAGGGCCGCGAGCTGCAGGCCCAAGTGCACTCGGCAGTAGTGGCGGGCACACGCCCGGCCACACTTATTGCCTTGGAGCACGAGCCGGTTTACACGGTTGGTCGCCGTGCCCGCTCCTGGGAGCGGCCCGACGGCGTCTTTGTGGAGCCAGGGCACGTGCCAGTGATCGACGTGGACCGTGGCGGCAAGACCACTTGGCACGGGCCCGGTCAACTGACCGTCTACCCGATCCTGCGGCTGCGCCCGCCTCTGGATGTGATCGCCTATGTGCGGGCACTGGAGGCGGCAATCATGGAGTTCTGTGCCTCGATGGGCCTTGAGACCATGCGGGTAGAGGACCGCTCCGGCGTGTGGGTGCCGCACCAGCCCAGCAGGGACGGCACGATGCTCCCGGAACGCAAAGTCTGCGCCCTGGGGGTGCGGGTGGCGCGCGGGGTCACGCTGCACGGCGTCGGGTTGAACGTCTGCCCAGACCTAAAGGCCTTCTCCTTGGAACGCATCATTCCTTGTGGGATCGACGACGCCGGGGTCACCTCCCTGCAGGCGGAGACCGGGCAGAAGCTCTCCGTCGCTGAGGTTGCTCCGCGGCTGCTGGAGCTCTTAGAGCACCACCTGGAGCCGATGGTGGCAGACGCCACGTAG
- a CDS encoding SRPBCC family protein — translation MSFYPHVLTWLAAARSEALLARHLQIEELDLFLGLLAQGGEVAQTLGAHGVSLARARQAAAELDDADLAAVGIKVAPGLRPTRLRGAAAVTGQEADLDLSDAAAQFVFERQGKVRSDRMTLRSLLNPPTSSTARLLTSLGVPVADLLTTVEQMAPSRDRVVQDVPVPQNYRQQGLQRALRCRRFVSAPPERLQRLVARSELLPQWLLGDSQVAELGEGHLVVSLQGRQGRSRGQLELRLCQEQPGLLAWEQYVHGVRYSGDLAGVHSLRLAPAPGGTLVELTRVTRGFGRLGWLVAPVSHRLFRLAVCNQLIMLAALAADEEHG, via the coding sequence ATGAGCTTTTACCCCCACGTCCTGACCTGGCTGGCAGCCGCCCGCAGCGAGGCGCTGCTGGCCCGCCACCTGCAGATCGAGGAACTCGACCTCTTCCTGGGCCTGCTCGCCCAGGGTGGAGAGGTTGCCCAGACCCTGGGGGCCCACGGGGTAAGTCTGGCCCGGGCCCGTCAGGCGGCCGCCGAGCTAGACGACGCCGACCTGGCCGCCGTCGGCATCAAGGTGGCGCCGGGGCTGCGGCCCACCCGCCTGCGTGGGGCTGCGGCCGTCACTGGGCAGGAGGCTGACCTGGACCTGTCGGACGCCGCTGCGCAGTTCGTCTTTGAGCGCCAGGGCAAGGTCCGCTCCGACAGGATGACGCTGCGGAGCCTGCTGAATCCGCCTACCTCCAGCACTGCCCGGCTGCTTACCAGCCTGGGGGTGCCGGTTGCGGACCTGCTGACGACGGTAGAGCAGATGGCTCCGAGCCGGGACCGGGTGGTACAGGACGTGCCTGTACCGCAGAACTACCGGCAGCAGGGCCTGCAGCGGGCGTTGCGCTGCCGCCGCTTCGTCTCCGCCCCGCCGGAGCGGCTGCAGAGACTGGTGGCCCGGTCGGAGCTGCTGCCCCAGTGGCTCCTGGGAGACAGCCAGGTCGCTGAGTTGGGAGAGGGGCATCTGGTCGTCAGCCTCCAAGGAAGGCAGGGCCGGTCGCGGGGACAGCTGGAGCTGCGGCTGTGCCAGGAGCAGCCGGGGCTGCTGGCCTGGGAGCAGTACGTGCACGGTGTCCGCTACTCCGGCGACCTGGCCGGTGTGCACAGCCTGCGTCTAGCTCCGGCGCCGGGCGGTACCCTGGTGGAGCTCACCCGGGTGACCCGTGGCTTCGGGAGGCTGGGCTGGCTGGTGGCTCCCGTGAGCCATCGTCTCTTCCGCCTGGCGGTGTGCAACCAGCTGATCATGCTGGCCGCCCTGGCCGCCGACGAGGAGCACGGCTAG
- the sucB gene encoding 2-oxoglutarate dehydrogenase, E2 component, dihydrolipoamide succinyltransferase: MSENVLMPALGESVTEGTVSSWLKAVGDTVAVDEPLLEVATDKVDTEVPSPAAGTILEIRVAEDETVEVGTILAVIGDPSEASSMPVPDGSASAATPASAPEADPAPVAATPAATTAPAGPASGTEVKMPALGESVTEGTVSSWLKAVGDTVAVDEPLLEVATDKVDTEVPSPAAGTILEIRVAEDETVEVGTVLAIIGEAGSAPAAAVPSDPAHAAASEPAPEPASSPTSHAAAAAEAPSPAAAAAAAYVTPIVRKLARDKGVDLTTLKGTGVGGRIRKQDVEEAAAAAAAAAAQVPTPVTPAAGAAPSAPVKTAPAVDTELRGTTQKMSRLRQVISERMIDSLQTSAQLTTVVEVDVTRVAALRARAKDAFAAKNGTKLTFLPFFVQAATEALKAHPKINASIKGKEVTYHDVEHVGIAVDTPRGLLVPVVKDAGDLNIPGLAKRINDLAARTRDNKVNPDELSGSTFTITNTGSGGALFDTPIINQPEVAILGLGAIVKQPRVVKDADGNEVIAIRSVCYLALSYDHRLVDGADAARYLMTVKKRLEDGDFAGELGL, from the coding sequence ATGTCTGAGAACGTGTTAATGCCCGCTCTGGGCGAGTCCGTGACCGAGGGCACCGTCTCCTCCTGGCTTAAGGCCGTGGGCGACACCGTCGCTGTGGACGAGCCGCTCCTAGAGGTCGCCACCGACAAGGTTGACACTGAGGTCCCCTCACCTGCTGCGGGCACCATTCTTGAGATCCGCGTGGCTGAGGACGAGACCGTAGAGGTCGGCACCATACTGGCGGTCATCGGTGACCCCTCCGAGGCTAGCTCCATGCCAGTGCCAGACGGTTCGGCTTCCGCCGCGACACCCGCGTCTGCTCCCGAGGCTGACCCTGCTCCGGTGGCGGCCACCCCGGCTGCTACGACAGCGCCTGCTGGCCCTGCAAGCGGCACCGAGGTAAAGATGCCCGCTCTGGGCGAGTCCGTGACCGAGGGCACCGTCTCCTCCTGGCTTAAGGCCGTGGGCGACACCGTCGCTGTGGACGAGCCGCTCCTAGAGGTCGCCACCGACAAGGTTGACACTGAGGTCCCCTCACCTGCTGCGGGCACCATTCTTGAGATCCGCGTGGCTGAGGACGAGACCGTAGAGGTCGGCACTGTGCTGGCTATCATCGGCGAGGCCGGATCCGCTCCGGCCGCTGCTGTGCCCTCTGACCCGGCTCATGCCGCAGCGTCGGAGCCCGCACCGGAGCCCGCGTCATCCCCCACTTCACACGCTGCTGCTGCGGCTGAGGCCCCTTCCCCCGCCGCTGCTGCTGCCGCCGCCTATGTGACGCCGATCGTGCGTAAGCTGGCCCGTGACAAAGGCGTGGACCTGACCACCCTCAAGGGCACCGGCGTCGGAGGCCGTATCCGCAAACAGGACGTGGAAGAAGCGGCGGCTGCGGCTGCGGCTGCGGCTGCGCAGGTTCCCACCCCAGTTACTCCAGCCGCTGGCGCCGCTCCCTCCGCCCCGGTAAAGACCGCCCCGGCGGTGGACACCGAGCTGCGCGGCACCACGCAGAAGATGAGCCGCCTGCGCCAGGTCATCTCCGAGCGCATGATTGACTCGCTGCAGACCTCCGCCCAGCTGACCACCGTGGTGGAGGTGGACGTCACCCGGGTGGCGGCCCTGCGTGCCCGCGCCAAGGACGCCTTTGCGGCCAAGAACGGCACCAAGCTGACGTTCCTGCCCTTCTTCGTGCAGGCGGCCACCGAGGCCCTCAAGGCCCACCCGAAGATTAACGCCTCCATCAAGGGCAAGGAGGTCACCTACCACGACGTCGAGCATGTGGGTATCGCGGTGGACACGCCGCGTGGTCTGCTGGTGCCGGTGGTCAAGGACGCCGGGGACCTCAATATCCCGGGCCTCGCTAAGCGCATCAACGACCTGGCAGCCCGCACCCGTGACAACAAGGTGAATCCGGACGAGCTGTCTGGCTCCACCTTCACGATCACCAACACCGGCTCCGGTGGCGCCCTGTTTGACACGCCGATCATCAACCAGCCTGAGGTGGCCATCCTCGGCCTGGGGGCGATCGTCAAGCAGCCCCGCGTGGTGAAGGACGCCGATGGTAACGAGGTCATCGCCATCCGCTCGGTGTGCTACCTGGCGCTGTCCTACGACCACCGCCTGGTGGACGGCGCGGACGCCGCCCGCTACCTCATGACCGTCAAGAAGCGGCTGGAGGACGGCGACTTCGCGGGTGAGCTCGGCTTGTGA
- the lpdA gene encoding dihydrolipoyl dehydrogenase, with the protein MTEPVYDMVILGAGSGGYAAALRGAQLGLKVALVEGDKVGGTCLHRGCVPTKALLHAAETADAVRAATTLGVKAAFEGIDMPAVQAYKDGIISRMYKGLQGLVSSRGIDFVQGWGKLVAKDTVEVDGKHYTGKNVVLASGSCSKTIGQEISGPVLTSEEALGLDHVPASAVILGGGVIGVEFASAWASMGCQVTIVEGLPRLVPNEDEAISKQLERVFRKRKIAFKTSTMFDHVDRHDGGVTVHTKDGGTLKAEVLLIAVGRGPVTANLGYEEAGVAMDRGFVLADEYGRTNVEGVWAVGDIVPGVQLAHRGFAQGIVVAEKIAGLNPTPVDDVLVPKVTFCEPEIASVGLTEAKAKEVHGAENIATSEFNVAGNAKSQILGTTGFVKLVSLKDGPIVGFHAIGARMGEQVGEGQLMVSWEADANDVASLVHAHPTQNETLGEAAMALAGKPLHNHG; encoded by the coding sequence GTGACTGAACCCGTGTACGACATGGTCATCCTGGGAGCAGGGTCCGGCGGCTACGCCGCAGCCCTGCGTGGTGCCCAGCTTGGCCTGAAGGTCGCCCTGGTCGAAGGAGACAAGGTGGGCGGCACCTGCCTGCACCGTGGCTGCGTTCCTACCAAGGCCCTGCTGCATGCTGCAGAGACCGCTGACGCTGTGCGCGCGGCTACTACCCTGGGAGTCAAGGCTGCCTTCGAGGGCATCGACATGCCTGCCGTCCAGGCTTACAAGGACGGCATCATCTCCCGCATGTACAAGGGCCTGCAGGGCTTGGTCTCCTCCCGCGGAATCGACTTCGTGCAGGGGTGGGGCAAGCTCGTGGCCAAGGACACCGTCGAGGTGGACGGCAAGCATTACACCGGCAAGAACGTGGTGCTGGCCTCTGGCTCCTGCTCCAAGACCATCGGTCAGGAGATCTCCGGCCCGGTTCTCACCAGCGAGGAGGCCCTAGGGCTTGACCACGTACCAGCCTCCGCAGTAATCCTGGGCGGCGGCGTGATCGGCGTCGAGTTCGCCTCCGCCTGGGCTTCTATGGGCTGCCAGGTCACCATCGTTGAGGGCCTGCCCCGGCTGGTCCCCAACGAGGATGAGGCCATCTCTAAGCAGCTTGAGCGCGTCTTCCGCAAACGCAAGATCGCCTTCAAGACCAGCACCATGTTCGACCACGTGGACCGTCATGACGGCGGCGTTACCGTACACACCAAGGACGGTGGCACGCTTAAGGCCGAGGTCCTGCTGATCGCTGTCGGCCGTGGCCCCGTGACCGCGAACTTGGGCTATGAGGAGGCTGGGGTCGCTATGGACCGTGGCTTCGTCCTGGCTGACGAGTACGGCCGCACCAATGTTGAGGGCGTCTGGGCCGTGGGTGACATCGTCCCTGGCGTGCAACTAGCCCACCGCGGTTTCGCCCAAGGCATCGTCGTGGCGGAGAAAATCGCCGGACTCAACCCGACCCCCGTTGACGATGTGCTCGTCCCCAAGGTTACTTTCTGTGAACCAGAGATCGCTTCCGTGGGCCTGACAGAGGCTAAGGCCAAGGAGGTCCACGGCGCGGAGAACATCGCCACCTCCGAGTTCAACGTGGCTGGCAACGCCAAGAGCCAGATCCTTGGCACCACCGGCTTCGTGAAGCTGGTGTCTCTCAAGGATGGCCCGATCGTGGGTTTCCACGCCATCGGCGCCCGCATGGGCGAGCAGGTTGGCGAGGGTCAGCTTATGGTCTCCTGGGAGGCTGACGCCAACGACGTCGCCTCCTTGGTGCACGCCCACCCAACCCAGAACGAAACCCTCGGTGAGGCCGCCATGGCCCTTGCCGGCAAGCCGCTGCACAATCACGGCTGA
- a CDS encoding leucyl aminopeptidase gives MTVIALTSDQNSVLSAEVIVLGAAPADESKGAPTLLLPAGSLPGLDSAAAGTLLQRLGFRADTDEVLRVPATSVLPAGAREDASVLVVGTGADWGRAQDPRRDVAALGSTREQVLRRLAGRAVRALAGCQDACLVLPADAAPALNAVLEGTLIGGYTWAGSSKAPTAPLGSATVLSSLAGTASGDGALRHAQVVADAVALTRDLVNEPPNRLNPVTFAQRAAQIGQAEALQVLIRDEAQLAAEGFGGIVGVGQGSPTPPRLVRVAWEPVDADAGTPHVALIGKGITFDSGGLSLKPPASMPEMKSDMAGAATVLAVVRAAAQLILPVKVTAWLALAENMPGSSAQRPSDIVTMVNGTTVEITNTDAEGRLVMADALAQAMTESPSMVLDVATLTGAQLVALGERVTGVMGTPSLRDRVVACAQAAGEAAWPMPLPEHLRSKLDSPYADLRNSAVGSRWGGMLVAGLFLREFVGETDWAHLDVAGPAFNDGSAWGMTTTGGTGAGVATLLGLLEDCCDSGRQS, from the coding sequence GTGACTGTGATTGCACTGACCTCCGACCAGAACTCCGTCCTGTCCGCTGAGGTGATCGTCCTTGGGGCAGCACCCGCCGACGAGTCAAAGGGCGCACCCACACTGCTGCTGCCTGCGGGCAGCTTGCCGGGTCTTGACTCTGCCGCTGCAGGCACACTGCTGCAGCGCCTTGGCTTCAGGGCCGACACTGATGAGGTGCTGCGTGTGCCGGCCACCTCTGTGCTGCCCGCAGGCGCCCGGGAGGACGCCTCCGTGCTGGTGGTTGGCACCGGCGCCGACTGGGGCCGGGCTCAGGACCCGCGCCGGGACGTGGCCGCCTTGGGCAGCACACGGGAACAGGTGCTGCGCCGTCTAGCTGGGCGCGCGGTCCGCGCCCTGGCTGGCTGTCAGGACGCCTGCCTGGTGCTACCTGCCGACGCTGCTCCGGCGCTCAACGCTGTGCTTGAGGGCACCCTGATCGGCGGCTACACCTGGGCGGGATCCTCCAAGGCTCCGACGGCGCCCCTGGGCAGCGCCACGGTACTCAGCTCGCTGGCTGGAACGGCCTCTGGAGATGGGGCGCTCAGGCACGCGCAGGTGGTGGCCGACGCCGTCGCCCTGACCCGCGACCTGGTGAACGAGCCTCCGAACCGGCTGAACCCCGTGACCTTCGCACAGCGAGCAGCGCAGATCGGTCAGGCTGAGGCCCTGCAGGTCCTGATCCGTGACGAGGCGCAGCTGGCGGCTGAAGGCTTTGGCGGCATCGTGGGCGTGGGCCAAGGCTCCCCCACGCCGCCGCGGCTGGTGCGCGTGGCCTGGGAGCCTGTGGACGCCGACGCGGGCACCCCACATGTGGCACTCATTGGCAAGGGAATCACCTTTGACTCCGGTGGCCTATCTCTGAAGCCTCCGGCCTCCATGCCGGAGATGAAGTCTGACATGGCTGGCGCCGCCACCGTGCTGGCGGTGGTGCGGGCTGCCGCGCAGCTGATCCTGCCCGTAAAGGTGACCGCCTGGTTGGCGCTGGCGGAAAACATGCCCGGATCCAGCGCACAGCGCCCCAGCGATATCGTCACCATGGTCAACGGCACCACCGTGGAGATCACCAACACCGACGCTGAGGGCCGCCTGGTGATGGCTGACGCGCTGGCGCAGGCGATGACAGAGTCGCCGAGCATGGTGCTCGACGTCGCCACGCTCACAGGTGCTCAGCTGGTGGCGCTGGGCGAGCGAGTGACCGGGGTGATGGGCACGCCGTCGCTGCGGGACCGCGTGGTGGCTTGCGCGCAGGCAGCCGGTGAGGCTGCCTGGCCGATGCCTCTGCCCGAGCACCTGCGCTCCAAACTGGACTCCCCCTACGCAGACCTACGCAACTCCGCCGTGGGCTCACGTTGGGGCGGGATGCTGGTGGCGGGCCTGTTCCTGCGGGAGTTTGTGGGTGAAACGGACTGGGCGCACCTGGACGTCGCCGGCCCAGCCTTCAACGATGGCTCCGCCTGGGGCATGACCACCACCGGCGGCACTGGCGCTGGTGTGGCCACCCTCCTGGGGCTGCTTGAGGACTGCTGTGACTCAGGTCGGCAGAGCTGA